A window of the Branchiibius hedensis genome harbors these coding sequences:
- a CDS encoding GDSL-type esterase/lipase family protein: MTDTTHEPDFAPTRQFEVAGEDRRTTICFVGDSLVAGYADPKALGWVGRVLARTPHPGVDLNAYNLGVAGENSTDLLGRWQGETAVRWRDSNERRLVVGVGLNDLRAGLSTARSRLNLANILDDASSSAVSTFVVGPPPTVDPETNGRLQTLVDAQADVCSRRRVTYVDCFRPLLQHEQWNADLAATDGIHPGQAGYGLIAWLVLHAGWQHWLQLD; this comes from the coding sequence GTGACTGACACCACTCACGAACCCGACTTCGCCCCGACCCGTCAGTTCGAGGTGGCCGGCGAGGATCGCCGTACCACCATCTGCTTCGTCGGTGATTCGTTGGTCGCCGGCTACGCCGACCCGAAGGCCCTCGGGTGGGTCGGACGGGTCCTGGCGCGCACGCCGCACCCCGGCGTCGACCTCAACGCCTACAACCTCGGTGTCGCCGGCGAGAACTCGACCGACTTGCTCGGCCGGTGGCAGGGCGAAACGGCCGTTCGGTGGCGCGATTCCAACGAGCGCCGACTGGTGGTCGGAGTCGGACTCAACGATCTGCGCGCAGGTCTGTCCACCGCGCGCTCACGGTTGAACCTGGCCAACATCCTCGACGACGCTTCCAGCAGCGCAGTCTCCACCTTCGTCGTGGGGCCGCCGCCCACTGTCGATCCCGAAACCAACGGGCGGCTGCAGACGCTGGTGGACGCGCAAGCCGACGTCTGCTCGCGCCGTCGGGTGACGTACGTCGACTGCTTCCGACCGCTGCTGCAGCACGAGCAGTGGAACGCCGACCTGGCTGCGACCGACGGCATTCACCCTGGCCAGGCCGGCTACGGGTTGATTGCGTGGTTGGTGCTGCACGCCGGCTGGCAGCACTGGCTGCAGCTGGACTGA
- a CDS encoding DUF6104 family protein has product MYFTDRGIEELAARRGEDEVSLEWLAEQLRTFVDLNPEFEVPVERLASWLARLDDDE; this is encoded by the coding sequence ATGTACTTCACGGATCGTGGCATCGAGGAACTCGCTGCTCGCCGTGGCGAGGACGAGGTGAGCCTGGAATGGCTCGCGGAGCAACTGCGCACGTTCGTTGATCTCAACCCGGAGTTCGAGGTGCCCGTCGAACGCCTCGCATCCTGGCTCGCCCGACTCGACGATGATGAATGA
- a CDS encoding multifunctional oxoglutarate decarboxylase/oxoglutarate dehydrogenase thiamine pyrophosphate-binding subunit/dihydrolipoyllysine-residue succinyltransferase subunit encodes MRVSSQSSDPLAAFAGNEWLVDELYEQYKADKNSVDKAWWAFFADYTPGAGSTNGAGSTNGAGSTNGANGHAAATSNGSTNGHAVASATAPAPATKAPAATPTPVEVVQPTTPDEDLDRSIQPVDGTEDNPRETEERADAAATQILDPSEAEISTELPVARDGIASPEEIEPAADERVPLRGVAARIVTNMEASLEVPTATSVRAVPAKLLIDNRIVINNHLSRSRGGKVSFTHLIGYAIVKALKVVPDMNSALGEDDKGKPVLVKPGHVNFGLAIDLAKEDGSRTLVVPNIKGADEMNFAQFWASYEAMVKRARDNKLTIDDYAGTTISLTNPGGIGTVHSVPRLMKGAGAIIGVGALEYPAEWAGASTNTLNKNGVSKILTLTSTYDHRIIQGAVSGEFLRVVNELLLGAEDFYDEIFAALKIPYEPVRWVRDIDTSHDDDISKVARVQEVIHAYRVRGHLMADTDPLEYKQRRHPDLDITQHGLTLWDLDRAFPTGGFGGKPFLKLREILGILRDAYCRSVGIEYMHIQDPEQRAWVQAKVERGYEKQSPDEQLRILRKLNAAEAFETFLQTKYVGQKRFSLEGGETAIALLDRVLSAAADDGMDEVCIGMPHRGRLNVLANIAGKSYKQIFQEFDGTQDPKSVQGSGDVKYHLGTEGEFVSDAGSKTKVYLAANPSHLEAVNPVLEGIARAKQDRINLAGTAFTVLPVLMHGDAAFAGQGVVAETLNLSQLRGYRTGGTIHIIVNNQVGFTTAPSQSRSSTYSSDVARMIQAPIFHVNGDDPEACVSVAELAYEFRQKFHKDVVIDMVCYRRRGHNEGDDPSMTQPMMYELIEAKRSVRKLYTEALVGRGDITKDEADEALRDYQQQLERVFAETKAAKAELTAAPSDSSQSTDAAGHGGLERPRAQQEDDARADQSGQSTAISIETLKKLGDTWVNPPEGFTIHPKLQKLMERRSAMVSQGGIDWAMGELMALGSLLMDGTPVRLAGQDSRRGTFVQRHAVLIDHENGNEWTPLRYLAEDQAWLWIYDSLLSEYAAMGFEYGYSVERPDALVLWEAQFGDFANGAQSIVDEFISSSEQKWAQRSSVVLLLPHGYEGQGPDHSSARIERYLQMFAENNMTIAHPSTPASYFHLLRRQAYARPRKPLIVFTPKQLLRLKAATSNPEDFTKGRFEPVLRDQRALDAGKVTRVLMASSRIVYDLEAERESRGDDTTAIIRLEQLAPIPAKEIADALAQYPHADIVWVQDEPKNQGAWPFLALNLPEQLEPLGESRPIRVVSRPAAASPATGSGAKHRAQLAELLKQSFDR; translated from the coding sequence ATTCGCGTGTCATCACAGTCCTCCGACCCCCTCGCCGCATTCGCAGGCAACGAGTGGCTGGTCGATGAGCTGTACGAGCAGTACAAGGCCGACAAGAACTCCGTCGACAAGGCGTGGTGGGCGTTCTTCGCCGACTACACCCCCGGTGCCGGTAGCACTAACGGAGCCGGCAGCACCAACGGAGCCGGTAGCACCAACGGTGCCAACGGCCACGCCGCCGCCACGAGCAACGGCAGCACCAACGGGCATGCCGTTGCCAGCGCCACCGCACCTGCCCCAGCCACGAAAGCCCCCGCGGCGACCCCCACGCCGGTCGAAGTCGTCCAGCCGACCACGCCCGATGAGGATCTGGACCGCTCGATCCAGCCGGTCGACGGCACCGAGGACAACCCCCGCGAGACCGAGGAGCGCGCCGATGCGGCCGCGACCCAGATTCTCGACCCCTCCGAAGCTGAGATCAGCACCGAGCTGCCCGTGGCCCGCGACGGCATCGCCTCCCCCGAGGAGATCGAGCCGGCCGCCGACGAGCGGGTGCCGCTGCGCGGTGTTGCCGCACGGATCGTCACCAACATGGAGGCCAGCCTCGAGGTTCCGACCGCGACCAGCGTGCGCGCGGTCCCGGCGAAGCTGCTGATCGACAACCGGATCGTGATCAACAACCACCTGTCCCGCAGCCGCGGCGGCAAGGTGTCCTTCACGCACCTGATCGGCTACGCGATCGTGAAGGCCCTCAAGGTCGTGCCGGACATGAACTCCGCGCTCGGCGAGGACGACAAGGGCAAGCCCGTGCTGGTCAAGCCGGGGCATGTGAACTTTGGTCTGGCGATCGACCTGGCCAAGGAGGACGGCTCCCGGACCCTGGTCGTCCCCAACATCAAGGGTGCCGACGAGATGAACTTCGCCCAGTTCTGGGCGTCCTACGAAGCCATGGTCAAGCGCGCACGCGACAACAAGCTGACGATCGACGACTACGCGGGCACCACCATTTCGCTGACCAACCCCGGCGGTATCGGCACCGTGCATTCGGTGCCGCGGTTGATGAAGGGTGCGGGCGCCATCATCGGCGTCGGTGCGCTGGAGTACCCCGCCGAGTGGGCGGGTGCCTCGACCAACACGTTGAACAAGAACGGCGTCAGCAAGATCCTGACGTTGACCTCTACCTACGACCACCGGATCATCCAGGGCGCGGTGTCCGGTGAGTTCCTGCGCGTCGTCAACGAGTTGCTGCTCGGCGCCGAAGATTTCTACGACGAGATCTTCGCCGCGCTGAAGATCCCCTACGAGCCCGTGCGGTGGGTCCGGGACATCGACACCAGCCACGACGACGACATCTCCAAGGTCGCCCGTGTGCAGGAAGTCATCCACGCCTACCGGGTGCGTGGTCACCTGATGGCCGACACCGACCCGCTGGAGTACAAGCAGCGTCGGCACCCCGACCTGGACATCACCCAGCACGGCCTGACCCTGTGGGACCTCGACCGGGCCTTCCCGACCGGCGGATTCGGTGGCAAGCCGTTCCTGAAGCTGCGCGAGATCCTGGGCATCCTGCGCGACGCGTACTGCCGCAGCGTCGGTATCGAATACATGCACATCCAGGACCCCGAGCAGCGGGCCTGGGTGCAGGCGAAGGTCGAGCGCGGCTACGAGAAGCAGTCCCCGGACGAGCAGTTGCGGATCCTGCGCAAGTTGAACGCCGCCGAGGCTTTCGAGACCTTCCTGCAGACCAAGTACGTCGGGCAGAAGCGCTTCTCCCTCGAAGGCGGCGAGACCGCGATCGCGTTGCTGGACCGGGTGCTGTCGGCCGCTGCCGATGACGGGATGGACGAGGTGTGCATCGGTATGCCGCACCGCGGCCGCCTCAACGTGCTGGCCAACATCGCCGGCAAGTCCTACAAGCAGATCTTCCAGGAGTTCGACGGCACCCAGGACCCCAAGTCGGTCCAGGGCTCCGGTGACGTGAAGTACCACCTGGGCACCGAGGGTGAGTTCGTGTCCGACGCCGGCAGCAAGACCAAGGTCTACCTGGCGGCCAACCCCTCCCACCTGGAGGCGGTCAACCCCGTCCTGGAGGGCATCGCGCGAGCCAAGCAGGACCGGATCAACTTGGCCGGTACGGCGTTCACCGTCCTTCCGGTGTTGATGCACGGCGACGCGGCCTTTGCCGGCCAGGGTGTGGTCGCCGAGACGCTGAACCTGTCGCAACTGCGCGGGTACCGCACCGGCGGCACGATCCACATCATCGTCAACAACCAGGTCGGCTTCACCACGGCGCCGAGTCAGTCGCGTTCCTCGACCTACTCCAGTGACGTGGCCCGGATGATCCAGGCACCGATCTTCCACGTGAACGGCGACGACCCCGAGGCGTGTGTCTCGGTGGCCGAGTTGGCCTACGAGTTCCGGCAGAAGTTCCACAAGGACGTCGTCATCGACATGGTGTGCTACCGCCGCCGCGGTCACAATGAGGGCGACGATCCGTCGATGACGCAGCCGATGATGTACGAACTCATCGAGGCCAAGCGCAGTGTGCGCAAGCTGTACACCGAGGCGCTTGTGGGTCGCGGTGACATCACCAAGGACGAGGCGGACGAGGCGCTGCGGGACTACCAGCAGCAGTTGGAGCGGGTCTTCGCCGAGACCAAGGCGGCCAAGGCAGAGCTCACCGCAGCACCGTCGGACAGCTCGCAGTCCACGGATGCGGCCGGGCACGGCGGCCTGGAGCGCCCACGCGCCCAGCAGGAGGACGACGCCCGCGCCGACCAGAGTGGTCAGTCCACCGCGATCAGCATCGAGACGTTGAAGAAGCTCGGCGACACGTGGGTCAACCCGCCGGAGGGCTTCACGATCCACCCGAAGCTGCAGAAGCTGATGGAGCGTCGCTCGGCGATGGTCTCCCAGGGCGGAATCGACTGGGCCATGGGCGAACTCATGGCGCTGGGCTCCTTGTTGATGGACGGCACGCCCGTCCGGTTGGCCGGCCAGGACAGCCGCCGCGGCACCTTCGTGCAGCGCCACGCGGTCCTGATCGATCACGAGAACGGCAACGAGTGGACCCCGCTGCGCTACCTCGCCGAGGACCAGGCGTGGCTGTGGATCTACGACTCCCTGCTCAGCGAGTACGCCGCGATGGGCTTCGAGTACGGCTACTCGGTCGAGCGCCCGGACGCGCTGGTCCTGTGGGAGGCGCAGTTCGGTGACTTCGCCAACGGCGCGCAGTCGATCGTGGATGAGTTCATCTCTTCCTCCGAGCAGAAGTGGGCGCAGCGTTCCTCGGTGGTGTTGCTGCTCCCGCACGGCTACGAGGGCCAGGGACCGGACCACAGCTCGGCGCGGATCGAGCGCTACCTGCAGATGTTCGCCGAGAACAACATGACGATCGCGCACCCGAGCACCCCCGCGTCGTACTTCCACCTGCTGCGTCGTCAGGCCTACGCCCGCCCGCGTAAGCCGCTGATCGTCTTCACCCCGAAGCAGTTGCTGCGGTTGAAGGCGGCGACGTCCAACCCGGAGGACTTCACCAAGGGCCGCTTCGAGCCGGTGTTGCGCGACCAGCGCGCGCTGGACGCCGGCAAGGTCACCCGGGTGCTGATGGCTTCCAGCCGGATCGTCTACGACCTGGAGGCTGAGCGCGAGAGCCGCGGCGACGACACCACCGCGATCATCCGCCTGGAGCAGTTGGCGCCGATCCCGGCCAAGGAGATCGCCGACGCGCTGGCGCAGTACCCGCACGCCGACATCGTCTGGGTGCAGGACGAGCCGAAGAACCAGGGCGCCTGGCCGTTCCTGGCCCTCAACCTGCCCGAGCAGCTCGAACCGTTGGGTGAGTCCCGGCCGATCCGGGTCGTGTCCCGCCCGGCCGCGGCGTCGCCGGCGACCGGATCGGGTGCCAAGCACCGGGCCCAGTTGGCCGAACTGCTCAAGCAGTCGTTCGACCGCTGA
- a CDS encoding nucleotidyltransferase family protein, with protein sequence MTTMTLPLAAAVSLGHALVADVAEELHLPALFIKGVVAVQQGLRAEDYVPGDVDVLCAADRAPELIDALAARGWRRRPESSAHARFVTHSTALLHPDWPCDIDVHTRFPGFFADPDVVFEALWEHRERHEVAGVELWGPDYPAHALIVLLHGLRTPTLAKNAGEVTSSTGRFAAMSDAERTATRDLIHRTGASEVVAAELNPLGWQIEVPARPSAQFARWKLNSGPTNTEGWLVAIAEASGTTRLRLIYRAVLPSREDLLIDYPGLPDAALPTARAYVQRLVRAAGLVPPAVRNVVRTQWASRRTAIADPQPPGAAAVGDTAPSSPAPSSPAPGTPAMPSSPASTRVLEEPAPADPAPGAGGRWAVYLPEPAHAVDDEAFVLRLSGGGSSSPMRLNGVGLAILTLLDETGGDVDRAVQEAAAMWPQPTDELRTVITGFQQEMTRLGVLQ encoded by the coding sequence TTGACCACGATGACCTTGCCACTGGCGGCAGCGGTGTCGCTGGGTCATGCCCTGGTCGCCGATGTCGCAGAGGAACTGCACCTTCCGGCGCTGTTCATCAAGGGCGTCGTCGCGGTGCAGCAAGGTCTGCGGGCCGAGGACTACGTGCCCGGGGACGTAGACGTCCTGTGTGCCGCCGATCGGGCACCGGAACTGATCGACGCGCTGGCGGCCCGCGGCTGGCGGCGGCGCCCGGAGTCCTCAGCCCACGCCCGGTTCGTCACTCACTCCACCGCGTTGCTGCACCCGGACTGGCCCTGTGACATCGACGTACACACCCGGTTCCCGGGGTTCTTCGCCGACCCGGACGTGGTGTTCGAGGCGCTGTGGGAGCACCGGGAACGCCACGAGGTGGCCGGCGTCGAGCTGTGGGGACCGGACTATCCGGCGCACGCTCTGATCGTCCTGCTGCACGGTCTGCGCACGCCGACCCTGGCCAAGAACGCGGGGGAGGTGACCAGTTCGACGGGGCGGTTTGCGGCCATGTCCGACGCCGAGCGCACCGCGACCCGCGACCTGATCCACCGCACGGGCGCCTCGGAGGTGGTCGCGGCCGAGCTCAACCCCCTCGGCTGGCAGATCGAGGTACCCGCCCGCCCCTCGGCACAGTTCGCGCGCTGGAAGCTCAACTCCGGTCCGACCAACACCGAGGGCTGGTTGGTTGCGATCGCCGAGGCGAGCGGCACCACCCGGCTGCGGCTGATCTACCGGGCCGTCCTGCCGTCGCGAGAAGACCTGTTGATCGACTACCCGGGGCTGCCCGACGCCGCCCTGCCGACCGCCAGGGCCTACGTGCAACGTCTGGTCCGGGCAGCGGGACTGGTGCCGCCGGCGGTGCGCAACGTCGTGCGCACCCAGTGGGCATCCCGGCGTACGGCGATCGCGGACCCCCAGCCGCCCGGCGCCGCAGCGGTGGGGGACACCGCACCCAGCAGCCCCGCACCCAGCAGCCCCGCGCCCGGCACCCCCGCTATGCCGTCGTCGCCCGCGTCGACCCGGGTCCTCGAGGAGCCCGCCCCGGCCGATCCGGCTCCCGGAGCCGGGGGCCGCTGGGCGGTCTATCTGCCCGAGCCGGCCCACGCAGTCGACGATGAGGCGTTCGTGCTGCGGCTCTCCGGTGGCGGCTCGTCATCGCCGATGCGGTTGAACGGTGTCGGCCTGGCGATCCTCACGTTGCTGGACGAGACCGGCGGTGACGTCGACCGGGCCGTCCAGGAGGCCGCGGCGATGTGGCCGCAACCGACGGATGAGTTGCGCACCGTCATCACCGGTTTCCAGCAGGAAATGACCCGTCTCGGGGTCCTTCAGTAG
- a CDS encoding CYTH and CHAD domain-containing protein, with protein sequence MSSKPRLTKLTEIERKFSVASPTAQPSFAGLAGIARVDCDEPVTLEATYFDTPDRDLLQHRITLRRRVGGADEAWHLKLPQSAGARSEVHAPLSDDLPAQLRSVIAAVVRDRPLEPLATLRTTRTVTHIVSEDGAVVAEFADDEAVGVDLWTAPDAEISWHEWEIELVGTTDRDLLDRLCRRLLDAGAKPSTYPAKLVHVVGSPPKRSTYADPTVAALVRLTADLVERDRWVREDRPDGVHQMRVTTRRLRSLLRSHPTLLALPGGQQVESELGELAATLGVARDAEVLATRYAQALDALPDQVVRGRAHERLVTSSRAAYTRGLRRAVLALDSERYFRLLDGLDELASAAADGDFSAAASVTHARQKLRKAAKKARREPCDEHFHAVRKKAKQVRYVAEAAGKRKLAKRAKAIQTLLGDHQDSVVSRAHLLRVADQAAAAGEDTFTYGLLWQQDRQEAEALEQQLPRLLRRVAR encoded by the coding sequence ATGTCCTCTAAACCGCGGCTGACGAAGCTCACCGAGATCGAACGCAAGTTCTCGGTGGCCTCGCCGACCGCGCAGCCATCCTTCGCTGGTCTGGCCGGCATCGCTCGGGTCGACTGTGACGAACCGGTCACGCTGGAGGCCACCTACTTCGACACGCCGGACCGTGACCTGCTGCAGCACCGGATCACGTTGCGCCGCAGGGTCGGTGGCGCCGACGAGGCGTGGCATCTGAAGCTCCCCCAATCGGCCGGTGCCCGTTCGGAGGTCCACGCGCCGCTCAGTGACGATCTGCCTGCGCAACTGCGGTCGGTCATCGCGGCCGTCGTGCGTGACCGCCCCCTGGAGCCGCTGGCGACGCTGCGGACCACCCGCACGGTGACCCACATCGTCAGCGAGGACGGCGCGGTCGTGGCTGAGTTCGCCGACGACGAGGCTGTCGGCGTGGACCTGTGGACCGCACCCGATGCCGAGATCAGCTGGCACGAGTGGGAGATCGAACTCGTCGGCACGACCGACCGCGACCTGCTGGACCGTCTGTGCCGGCGCCTGCTGGATGCCGGGGCGAAGCCGTCCACCTACCCGGCCAAGCTGGTGCACGTCGTGGGCTCCCCACCGAAACGATCGACGTACGCCGATCCGACCGTTGCCGCGCTGGTGCGCCTGACCGCCGACCTGGTCGAGCGGGACCGTTGGGTACGCGAGGACCGGCCCGACGGCGTACACCAGATGCGGGTGACCACCCGGCGGCTGCGGTCGCTGTTGCGCAGCCACCCCACGCTGCTTGCGTTGCCCGGCGGACAGCAGGTGGAGAGCGAATTAGGTGAATTGGCAGCCACTCTCGGGGTGGCGCGGGACGCGGAGGTGCTCGCGACGCGGTACGCGCAGGCGCTTGATGCGTTGCCGGACCAGGTGGTCCGCGGTCGTGCGCACGAGCGGTTGGTCACCAGTTCGCGAGCGGCCTACACCCGGGGACTGCGGCGCGCGGTCCTGGCCCTGGACAGCGAGCGCTACTTCCGCCTGCTGGACGGGCTGGATGAGTTGGCGAGCGCAGCTGCCGACGGCGATTTCAGCGCGGCGGCATCCGTGACCCACGCCCGGCAGAAGCTGCGTAAAGCTGCGAAGAAGGCCCGCCGCGAACCCTGCGATGAGCATTTCCACGCAGTCCGCAAGAAGGCCAAGCAGGTGCGGTACGTCGCGGAGGCGGCCGGTAAGCGCAAACTGGCGAAGCGGGCCAAAGCGATCCAGACCCTGCTCGGCGATCATCAGGACAGTGTCGTCAGCCGGGCCCACCTGCTGCGGGTCGCGGACCAGGCCGCGGCGGCGGGCGAGGACACGTTCACCTACGGCCTGTTGTGGCAACAGGATCGCCAGGAGGCTGAAGCACTCGAGCAGCAGTTGCCGCGTCTTTTGCGCAGGGTTGCCCGCTGA
- a CDS encoding ABC transporter permease, giving the protein MNALKSEILKIFTTKLWWGLLIGAVIVAGGVSALFAAQIGTDQMRDSASELSQVSPSAAQSVYSAGFQSTLLQLFPLALGVLIVTAEFRHKTWTATVLATPKRWQISVAKMAAAVVVGVVYGIVCDIAAVIGGGLVMKLAKNGSFYLGSGDVWQTLALMLLVFVIWVLLGMGFGLLLRNQIAAVFLAIGLAFIGDILFNVIFRLLHWDGATAYLPSSLTSATLNPQLANVPGQHYLTWWAAAIVLTAYGVGLAVVGSIINQRKDVL; this is encoded by the coding sequence GTGAACGCCTTGAAGTCGGAGATCCTGAAGATCTTCACGACCAAATTGTGGTGGGGGCTGTTGATCGGCGCGGTCATCGTCGCCGGCGGCGTTTCCGCCCTCTTCGCGGCGCAGATCGGCACCGACCAGATGCGCGACAGCGCCAGTGAACTGAGCCAGGTCAGTCCGTCGGCCGCGCAGAGTGTCTACTCCGCCGGATTCCAATCCACCTTGCTGCAACTGTTCCCGTTGGCGCTGGGTGTGCTCATCGTGACCGCGGAGTTCCGGCACAAGACGTGGACCGCGACCGTTCTGGCGACCCCCAAGCGCTGGCAGATCTCGGTCGCCAAGATGGCCGCAGCCGTCGTGGTGGGTGTCGTCTACGGCATCGTCTGCGACATCGCCGCGGTGATCGGCGGCGGGCTGGTGATGAAACTGGCCAAGAACGGGTCGTTCTATCTCGGCTCCGGCGACGTCTGGCAGACGCTGGCGTTGATGCTGTTGGTCTTCGTGATCTGGGTGCTGCTCGGCATGGGGTTCGGGTTGCTGCTGCGCAACCAGATCGCAGCGGTCTTCCTCGCGATCGGCCTGGCGTTTATCGGTGACATCCTGTTCAACGTGATCTTCCGGTTGCTGCACTGGGATGGGGCAACGGCCTATCTGCCCTCCTCCCTCACCAGTGCCACGCTGAACCCGCAGCTGGCCAATGTGCCGGGCCAGCATTACTTGACCTGGTGGGCGGCCGCGATCGTGCTGACCGCCTACGGAGTGGGGTTGGCCGTGGTCGGCTCGATCATCAACCAGCGTAAAGATGTCCTCTAA
- a CDS encoding ABC transporter ATP-binding protein produces MTDDAVPGRIVVSGLHKTFGHFEAVTDLSFTVEPGRITGFLGPNGAGKTTTLRMLLGLIHPTRGTATIGGARYVDLPHPTQTVGASLEANFHPGRTGRNHLRVLAAAGGIPDERVDEMLHLVGIPAAANKAAGGYSMGMRQRLGLAGAMLGDPQVLVLDEPANGLDPEGIRWLRQFLRHLAGEGRTILISSHLLSEVEHTVDDVVIIANGRSVRSGPMEEIRGEPKVLVRTPNAGLLVEALTARGVQSATDPDGTVHAVTGDLALIGDTALAAGVAVHELRTEQADLEALFFELTEAPENANRNLGAAS; encoded by the coding sequence ATGACCGACGACGCTGTCCCTGGACGCATCGTCGTCTCCGGGCTGCATAAGACCTTCGGGCACTTCGAGGCCGTCACGGATCTGAGTTTCACCGTCGAACCGGGCCGGATCACCGGCTTCCTCGGCCCCAACGGCGCGGGCAAGACCACCACTCTGCGGATGCTGCTGGGCCTGATCCACCCGACTCGGGGTACGGCGACCATCGGCGGCGCCCGGTACGTCGATCTGCCGCACCCGACGCAGACCGTCGGTGCCTCGTTGGAGGCGAACTTCCATCCGGGCCGCACCGGGCGCAACCATCTGCGGGTCCTGGCCGCGGCCGGCGGGATCCCTGATGAGCGGGTCGACGAGATGCTGCACCTGGTCGGCATCCCGGCCGCCGCGAACAAAGCCGCCGGCGGCTACTCGATGGGGATGCGCCAACGACTCGGCCTGGCGGGCGCGATGCTCGGCGATCCGCAGGTGCTGGTGCTCGATGAACCCGCGAACGGCCTTGACCCCGAAGGCATTCGCTGGTTGCGTCAGTTCCTTCGGCACCTCGCCGGTGAAGGCCGCACGATCTTGATCTCCAGCCACTTGCTGTCCGAGGTCGAGCACACGGTCGACGACGTGGTCATCATCGCCAACGGCCGTTCGGTGCGCTCCGGCCCGATGGAGGAGATCCGCGGTGAGCCCAAGGTGTTGGTGCGTACGCCGAACGCCGGACTCCTCGTCGAAGCGTTGACTGCCCGGGGCGTCCAGTCCGCGACGGATCCCGACGGCACGGTCCACGCGGTGACCGGTGATCTTGCCCTGATCGGCGACACCGCTCTTGCCGCCGGAGTCGCAGTGCACGAACTGCGCACCGAACAAGCCGATCTGGAGGCGCTCTTCTTCGAGCTCACCGAAGCTCCGGAGAACGCCAACCGCAACCTGGGAGCCGCGTCGTGA
- a CDS encoding hemolysin family protein, with translation MIEWLLVLAGVALTAGTALFVSAEFSLVALDRPTVQRAIDGGDLRAGTVLPSLKTLSTQLSAAQVGITLTTLVLGYLVEPSLGKLLEGPLHALGMSDGSVRALSTLLALILATLFSMIFGELVPQFLGISTPLPVAKVVAPPVRLFATVMRPVISILNGSANLVLHGLGIEPQEELSGARTPQELASLVRRSAEAGTLEEGTARLLARSLDFGERSAADVMSPRVRCTSIERTASAADVVATARHSGHSRFPVLGEDWDDVVGVVHVKRAIAVPPEERVNVPVTDLMIPPVMVPETVGLDPLLLLLRASGLQLAIVVDEYSGTSGVVTLEDVIEEIVGEVVDEHDHLRDASRMLPDGTWTVSGLWRPDEVVDRIGAPIPEGPNYETVGGFVMASVGRVPRVGDEVAVDGWTVRVLSMDHRRVDRVQVSPSPSAPSGGAS, from the coding sequence ATGATCGAATGGCTTCTCGTCCTGGCCGGGGTGGCGCTGACCGCGGGCACCGCACTCTTCGTGAGTGCGGAGTTCTCCCTCGTGGCCCTCGACCGACCCACGGTGCAACGCGCGATCGACGGCGGCGATCTGCGGGCCGGCACCGTCCTGCCGTCGCTGAAAACGTTGTCGACGCAACTGTCCGCCGCTCAGGTGGGCATCACCCTGACCACGCTGGTCCTGGGTTATCTGGTCGAACCGTCGCTGGGCAAACTGCTCGAAGGACCGCTGCACGCGTTGGGCATGTCGGACGGGTCCGTGCGGGCGCTGTCCACGTTGCTGGCGTTGATCCTGGCCACCCTCTTCTCGATGATCTTCGGCGAACTCGTGCCGCAGTTCCTGGGGATCTCGACGCCGTTGCCCGTGGCCAAAGTGGTCGCCCCGCCGGTGCGGCTCTTCGCGACGGTGATGCGGCCGGTCATCAGCATCCTCAACGGATCGGCGAACCTGGTCCTGCACGGGTTGGGGATCGAACCGCAGGAGGAACTATCCGGGGCACGCACGCCTCAGGAGTTGGCGTCGTTGGTGCGCCGGTCGGCCGAGGCCGGGACGCTGGAGGAGGGGACCGCGCGCCTGCTGGCGCGGTCGCTGGACTTCGGCGAACGGTCGGCCGCCGACGTGATGAGTCCCCGGGTGCGGTGCACCTCGATCGAACGTACGGCGTCCGCGGCCGATGTGGTTGCCACCGCCCGGCACTCGGGCCACTCCCGGTTCCCGGTGTTGGGGGAGGACTGGGACGACGTGGTCGGGGTGGTCCACGTGAAGCGCGCGATCGCCGTACCGCCGGAGGAACGCGTCAACGTGCCCGTCACGGACCTGATGATCCCGCCGGTGATGGTCCCGGAGACGGTCGGTCTGGATCCGTTGCTCCTGCTGCTGCGGGCATCGGGTCTGCAGTTGGCGATCGTGGTCGACGAATACTCCGGCACCAGCGGTGTCGTCACGCTGGAGGACGTCATCGAGGAGATCGTCGGCGAAGTCGTCGACGAGCATGACCACCTGCGGGACGCCAGCCGGATGCTGCCCGACGGGACGTGGACGGTGTCCGGGCTGTGGCGCCCCGACGAGGTGGTCGACCGGATCGGCGCCCCCATTCCCGAAGGCCCCAACTACGAGACAGTGGGCGGCTTCGTGATGGCTTCGGTGGGCCGGGTGCCGCGGGTCGGCGATGAGGTCGCCGTCGACGGCTGGACGGTCCGGGTGTTGTCGATGGACCACCGGCGGGTGGACCGGGTGCAGGTGTCGCCGTCGCCGTCCGCTCCCTCGGGTGGGGCGTCATGA